A genomic region of Antennarius striatus isolate MH-2024 chromosome 2, ASM4005453v1, whole genome shotgun sequence contains the following coding sequences:
- the ptpn22 gene encoding tyrosine-protein phosphatase non-receptor type 22 isoform X6 — MEHQACIVRQIQAQLEEQETPNGIAEEFVRLKSQSNKYRTDKTYPTKTAEKQENVKKNRYKDIVPFDHSRVKLSLHTSKNDADYINASFIQGVSGSRAYIATQGPLPHTILDFFRMIWEYEIKVVVMACREFEMGKKKCERYWPQKEGQPFVCEPFTVYCHIRTLKQLHYVNWPDHGVPDSIPPILDMLEEMRTHQPHEDVPICIHCSAGCGRTGALCVIDYTWNLLKNQMITSDFSIFNAVQNMRTQRPSLVQTKEQYELVYTAIKLLFDRYLQDENALTHREEPETENKLSDLNEESDVLLQFQHQLDEERHVVEQNHTSKYVIDLKVKDMNMDQKQWQQLQTPSDASIPKNPPKQLEPNQRAPDVDKIQDLEGSGRVCCPPPPGVAAAICLMVEDPYFDGPVSSPSEETPIDSIQQVTVNPIYSTPAAPNAPIVELNCPAPGLFDADEDEAPPLPQRTPESYVLAKETELPDLCERLMVILPINPAAETISESRDNPPSPVPPLPERTPDSFELAADPDPVEQRLRVTPAANLRRLGMSSEWSGNTNSADSASQIKMEGWARSKSLKGKMTFKAAVTNPNPSSTSSLHPHTPPQDPNTALLPQTVDLTHPLPDRTPESSIHTTQEAAHKEATLSPLPLEMTHPSSKFGLSSEWDGTSQPIMFLDVKIRSKSVRVKGSKRESLTAVQHHMAPPLIVGESGAAQIHVNTELTGSDEKATSKSKPKLPHHSHLILNQRIHLLHTAPHFHSLNMDLGSVLESQRAPGAFLRHGFEFDPPSTSNWTPTSIDDHQNT, encoded by the exons AGGTTAAAAAGCCAGTCAAATAAATATCGCACAGACAAGACCTATCCGACCAAGACGGCAGAGAAGCAGGAAAATGTCAAGAAGAACCGATACAAGGACATCGTCCCCT TCGACCACAGCAGAGTAAAGCTCTCTCTCCACACCTCCAAAAATGACGCAGACTACATCAACGCCAGCTTCATCCAA GGCGTTTCTGGTTCCAGAGCTTACATCGCTACTCAGGGTCCTCTGCCTCACACAATACTAGACTTCTTCAGGATGATTTGGGAATACGAAATAAAG GTTGTGGTGATGGCCTGTCGAGAATTCGAGATgggaaag AAAAAGTGTGAGCGCTACTGGCCACAGAAAGAGGGACAACCGTTTGTTTGTGAGCCTTTTACAGTTTATTGT cATATCCGAACTTTGAAACAGCTTCACTACGTCAACTGGCCAGATCACGGAGTACCAGACTCCATCCCTCCCATCCTGGATATGCTGGAGGAGATGCGTACTCACCAGCCTCATGAAGACGTGCCCATCTGCATCCACTGCAG CGCCGGCTGTGGGAGAACAGGAGCCTTGTGTGTCATTGACTACACTTGGAATCTCTTGAAGAATCAA atgatcACTTCAGATTTCAGTATTTTCAATGCAGTCCAAAACATGAGAACCCAGAGGCCCTCGTTGGTTCAAACCAAG GAACAATATGAGCTGGTATACACTGCCATCAAGTTGCTGTTTGACAGATATCTGCAGGATGAGaatgcactcacacacagagaggag CCTGAGACTGAAAACAAGCTCTCTGACCTGAACGAGGAGTCTGATGTGCTGCTACAGTTCCAGCACCAGCTTGATGAGGAAAGGCATGTTGTGGAACAGAACCACACTTCAAAATACGTCATCGACTTGAAAGTCAAGGACATGAACATGGACCAGAAGCAATGGCAGCAACTCCAGACCCCTTCCGATGCTTCGATCCCCAAAAACCCTCCCAAACAGCTGGAACCCAACCAGAGAGCCCCTGATGTAGATAAGATACAGGACTTAGAGGGTTCAGGAAGGGTATGCTGCCCACCTCCACCTGGGGTGGCTGCAGCAATTTGTCTGATGGTGGAGGATCCCTACTTTGACGGTCCAGTGAGCTCCCCCTCAGAGGAGACACCAATAGACTCCATCCAACAAGTTACAGTTAACCCTATTTATAGCACACCGGCTGCACCGAATGCCCCGATTGTGGAGCTGAACTGTCCTGCCCCAG GTTTGTTTGATGCAGATGAGGATGaagctccacctcttcctcagCGAACTCCTGAGTCTTATGTACTGGCTAAGGAGACAG AGCTCCCAGATCTCTGTGAAAGGCTGATGGTGATCCTTCCCATCAATCCTGCTGCTGAGACCATCAGTGAGTCAAGAG ACAACCCGCCCTCCCCTGTTCCTCCACTACCAGAGAGAACCCCAGACTCCTTTGAATTGGCTGCTGATCCAG ATCCTGTGGAACAGAGGTTAAGGGTCACTCCAGCAGCAAACTTGAGAAGATTAGGAATGTCTTCAGAATGGTCGGGAAACACAAATTCAGCCGACTCGGCATCACAGATAAAGATGGAAGGTTGGGCCAGGAGTAAG AGTCTAAAAGGAAAAATGACGTTCAAAG CCGCGGTGACAAATCCTAATCCCTCATCAACTTCATCTCTCCATCCCCACACTCCACCTCAGGATCCAAACACCGCCCTGCTTCCTCAAA CTGTAGACCTGACTCATCCTCTTCCTGACAGAACCCCAGAGTCCTCCATCCACACAACCCAGGAGG CAGCTCACAAGGAAGCTACCCTCAGCCCGTTGCCCTTAGAAATGACACATCCTTCGTCGAAGTTTGGTTTGTCGTCCGAGTGGGATGGCACCTCTCAACCCATCATGTTCCTAGATGTTAAGATCAGGAGCAAG AGTGTTCGAGTTAAAGGCTCTAAGCGAG AGTCACTAACGGCGGTTCAGCATCACATGGCTCCTCCTCTGATTGTGGGTGAAAGCGGAGCTG CACAAATTCATGTGAACACCGAGCTAACAGGATCGGATGAGAAGGCAACATCTAAAAGCAAG CCAAAATTACCCCACCACAGCCATCTAATACTCAACCAGAGGATCCACCTCCTGCATACGGCCCCTCATTTTCACAGTTTAAATATG gaTTTGGGATCCGTGTTGGAAAGCCAAAGGGCCCCAGGAGCTTTCCTGAGACATGGGTTTGAGTTTGACCCTCCCTCAACATCAAACTGGACCCCGACTTCTATCGACGATCATCAGAATACCTGA
- the ptpn22 gene encoding tyrosine-protein phosphatase non-receptor type 22 isoform X5, producing the protein MEHQACIVRQIQAQLEEQETPNGIAEEFVRLKSQSNKYRTDKTYPTKTAEKQENVKKNRYKDIVPFDHSRVKLSLHTSKNDADYINASFIQGVSGSRAYIATQGPLPHTILDFFRMIWEYEIKVVVMACREFEMGKKKCERYWPQKEGQPFVCEPFTVYCDSTENRGDFLIRTLQLNYNKHIRTLKQLHYVNWPDHGVPDSIPPILDMLEEMRTHQPHEDVPICIHCSAGCGRTGALCVIDYTWNLLKNQMITSDFSIFNAVQNMRTQRPSLVQTKEQYELVYTAIKLLFDRYLQDENALTHREEPETENKLSDLNEESDVLLQFQHQLDEERHVVEQNHTSKYVIDLKVKDMNMDQKQWQQLQTPSDASIPKNPPKQLEPNQRAPDVDKIQDLEGSGRVCCPPPPGVAAAICLMVEDPYFDGPVSSPSEETPIDSIQQVTVNPIYSTPAAPNAPIVELNCPAPGLFDADEDEAPPLPQRTPESYVLAKETELPDLCERLMVILPINPAAETISESRDNPPSPVPPLPERTPDSFELAADPDPVEQRLRVTPAANLRRLGMSSEWSGNTNSADSASQIKMEGWARSKSLKGKMTFKAAVTNPNPSSTSSLHPHTPPQDPNTALLPQTVDLTHPLPDRTPESSIHTTQEAAHKEATLSPLPLEMTHPSSKFGLSSEWDGTSQPIMFLDVKIRSKSVRVKGSKRESLTAVQHHMAPPLIVGESGAAQIHVNTELTGSDEKATSKSKSFKFFKHKKRTKITPPQPSNTQPEDPPPAYGPSFSQFKYGFGIRVGKPKGPRSFPETWV; encoded by the exons AGGTTAAAAAGCCAGTCAAATAAATATCGCACAGACAAGACCTATCCGACCAAGACGGCAGAGAAGCAGGAAAATGTCAAGAAGAACCGATACAAGGACATCGTCCCCT TCGACCACAGCAGAGTAAAGCTCTCTCTCCACACCTCCAAAAATGACGCAGACTACATCAACGCCAGCTTCATCCAA GGCGTTTCTGGTTCCAGAGCTTACATCGCTACTCAGGGTCCTCTGCCTCACACAATACTAGACTTCTTCAGGATGATTTGGGAATACGAAATAAAG GTTGTGGTGATGGCCTGTCGAGAATTCGAGATgggaaag AAAAAGTGTGAGCGCTACTGGCCACAGAAAGAGGGACAACCGTTTGTTTGTGAGCCTTTTACAGTTTATTGT gattCTACAGAAAATAGAGGTGATTTTCTGATAAGGACCTTACAGTTGAATTACAACAAG cATATCCGAACTTTGAAACAGCTTCACTACGTCAACTGGCCAGATCACGGAGTACCAGACTCCATCCCTCCCATCCTGGATATGCTGGAGGAGATGCGTACTCACCAGCCTCATGAAGACGTGCCCATCTGCATCCACTGCAG CGCCGGCTGTGGGAGAACAGGAGCCTTGTGTGTCATTGACTACACTTGGAATCTCTTGAAGAATCAA atgatcACTTCAGATTTCAGTATTTTCAATGCAGTCCAAAACATGAGAACCCAGAGGCCCTCGTTGGTTCAAACCAAG GAACAATATGAGCTGGTATACACTGCCATCAAGTTGCTGTTTGACAGATATCTGCAGGATGAGaatgcactcacacacagagaggag CCTGAGACTGAAAACAAGCTCTCTGACCTGAACGAGGAGTCTGATGTGCTGCTACAGTTCCAGCACCAGCTTGATGAGGAAAGGCATGTTGTGGAACAGAACCACACTTCAAAATACGTCATCGACTTGAAAGTCAAGGACATGAACATGGACCAGAAGCAATGGCAGCAACTCCAGACCCCTTCCGATGCTTCGATCCCCAAAAACCCTCCCAAACAGCTGGAACCCAACCAGAGAGCCCCTGATGTAGATAAGATACAGGACTTAGAGGGTTCAGGAAGGGTATGCTGCCCACCTCCACCTGGGGTGGCTGCAGCAATTTGTCTGATGGTGGAGGATCCCTACTTTGACGGTCCAGTGAGCTCCCCCTCAGAGGAGACACCAATAGACTCCATCCAACAAGTTACAGTTAACCCTATTTATAGCACACCGGCTGCACCGAATGCCCCGATTGTGGAGCTGAACTGTCCTGCCCCAG GTTTGTTTGATGCAGATGAGGATGaagctccacctcttcctcagCGAACTCCTGAGTCTTATGTACTGGCTAAGGAGACAG AGCTCCCAGATCTCTGTGAAAGGCTGATGGTGATCCTTCCCATCAATCCTGCTGCTGAGACCATCAGTGAGTCAAGAG ACAACCCGCCCTCCCCTGTTCCTCCACTACCAGAGAGAACCCCAGACTCCTTTGAATTGGCTGCTGATCCAG ATCCTGTGGAACAGAGGTTAAGGGTCACTCCAGCAGCAAACTTGAGAAGATTAGGAATGTCTTCAGAATGGTCGGGAAACACAAATTCAGCCGACTCGGCATCACAGATAAAGATGGAAGGTTGGGCCAGGAGTAAG AGTCTAAAAGGAAAAATGACGTTCAAAG CCGCGGTGACAAATCCTAATCCCTCATCAACTTCATCTCTCCATCCCCACACTCCACCTCAGGATCCAAACACCGCCCTGCTTCCTCAAA CTGTAGACCTGACTCATCCTCTTCCTGACAGAACCCCAGAGTCCTCCATCCACACAACCCAGGAGG CAGCTCACAAGGAAGCTACCCTCAGCCCGTTGCCCTTAGAAATGACACATCCTTCGTCGAAGTTTGGTTTGTCGTCCGAGTGGGATGGCACCTCTCAACCCATCATGTTCCTAGATGTTAAGATCAGGAGCAAG AGTGTTCGAGTTAAAGGCTCTAAGCGAG AGTCACTAACGGCGGTTCAGCATCACATGGCTCCTCCTCTGATTGTGGGTGAAAGCGGAGCTG CACAAATTCATGTGAACACCGAGCTAACAGGATCGGATGAGAAGGCAACATCTAAAAGCAAG AGTTTTaagttttttaaacacaaaaaaagaa CCAAAATTACCCCACCACAGCCATCTAATACTCAACCAGAGGATCCACCTCCTGCATACGGCCCCTCATTTTCACAGTTTAAATATG gaTTTGGGATCCGTGTTGGAAAGCCAAAGGGCCCCAGGAGCTTTCCTGAGACATGGGTTTGA
- the ptpn22 gene encoding tyrosine-protein phosphatase non-receptor type 22 isoform X1: MEHQACIVRQIQAQLEEQETPNGIAEEFVRLKSQSNKYRTDKTYPTKTAEKQENVKKNRYKDIVPFDHSRVKLSLHTSKNDADYINASFIQGVSGSRAYIATQGPLPHTILDFFRMIWEYEIKVVVMACREFEMGKKKCERYWPQKEGQPFVCEPFTVYCDSTENRGDFLIRTLQLNYNKHIRTLKQLHYVNWPDHGVPDSIPPILDMLEEMRTHQPHEDVPICIHCSAGCGRTGALCVIDYTWNLLKNQMITSDFSIFNAVQNMRTQRPSLVQTKEQYELVYTAIKLLFDRYLQDENALTHREEPETENKLSDLNEESDVLLQFQHQLDEERHVVEQNHTSKYVIDLKVKDMNMDQKQWQQLQTPSDASIPKNPPKQLEPNQRAPDVDKIQDLEGSGRVCCPPPPGVAAAICLMVEDPYFDGPVSSPSEETPIDSIQQVTVNPIYSTPAAPNAPIVELNCPAPGLFDADEDEAPPLPQRTPESYVLAKETELPDLCERLMVILPINPAAETISESRDNPPSPVPPLPERTPDSFELAADPDPVEQRLRVTPAANLRRLGMSSEWSGNTNSADSASQIKMEGWARSKSLKGKMTFKAAVTNPNPSSTSSLHPHTPPQDPNTALLPQTVDLTHPLPDRTPESSIHTTQEAAHKEATLSPLPLEMTHPSSKFGLSSEWDGTSQPIMFLDVKIRSKSVRVKGSKRESLTAVQHHMAPPLIVGESGAAQIHVNTELTGSDEKATSKSKPKLPHHSHLILNQRIHLLHTAPHFHSLNMDLGSVLESQRAPGAFLRHGFEFDPPSTSNWTPTSIDDHQNT; this comes from the exons AGGTTAAAAAGCCAGTCAAATAAATATCGCACAGACAAGACCTATCCGACCAAGACGGCAGAGAAGCAGGAAAATGTCAAGAAGAACCGATACAAGGACATCGTCCCCT TCGACCACAGCAGAGTAAAGCTCTCTCTCCACACCTCCAAAAATGACGCAGACTACATCAACGCCAGCTTCATCCAA GGCGTTTCTGGTTCCAGAGCTTACATCGCTACTCAGGGTCCTCTGCCTCACACAATACTAGACTTCTTCAGGATGATTTGGGAATACGAAATAAAG GTTGTGGTGATGGCCTGTCGAGAATTCGAGATgggaaag AAAAAGTGTGAGCGCTACTGGCCACAGAAAGAGGGACAACCGTTTGTTTGTGAGCCTTTTACAGTTTATTGT gattCTACAGAAAATAGAGGTGATTTTCTGATAAGGACCTTACAGTTGAATTACAACAAG cATATCCGAACTTTGAAACAGCTTCACTACGTCAACTGGCCAGATCACGGAGTACCAGACTCCATCCCTCCCATCCTGGATATGCTGGAGGAGATGCGTACTCACCAGCCTCATGAAGACGTGCCCATCTGCATCCACTGCAG CGCCGGCTGTGGGAGAACAGGAGCCTTGTGTGTCATTGACTACACTTGGAATCTCTTGAAGAATCAA atgatcACTTCAGATTTCAGTATTTTCAATGCAGTCCAAAACATGAGAACCCAGAGGCCCTCGTTGGTTCAAACCAAG GAACAATATGAGCTGGTATACACTGCCATCAAGTTGCTGTTTGACAGATATCTGCAGGATGAGaatgcactcacacacagagaggag CCTGAGACTGAAAACAAGCTCTCTGACCTGAACGAGGAGTCTGATGTGCTGCTACAGTTCCAGCACCAGCTTGATGAGGAAAGGCATGTTGTGGAACAGAACCACACTTCAAAATACGTCATCGACTTGAAAGTCAAGGACATGAACATGGACCAGAAGCAATGGCAGCAACTCCAGACCCCTTCCGATGCTTCGATCCCCAAAAACCCTCCCAAACAGCTGGAACCCAACCAGAGAGCCCCTGATGTAGATAAGATACAGGACTTAGAGGGTTCAGGAAGGGTATGCTGCCCACCTCCACCTGGGGTGGCTGCAGCAATTTGTCTGATGGTGGAGGATCCCTACTTTGACGGTCCAGTGAGCTCCCCCTCAGAGGAGACACCAATAGACTCCATCCAACAAGTTACAGTTAACCCTATTTATAGCACACCGGCTGCACCGAATGCCCCGATTGTGGAGCTGAACTGTCCTGCCCCAG GTTTGTTTGATGCAGATGAGGATGaagctccacctcttcctcagCGAACTCCTGAGTCTTATGTACTGGCTAAGGAGACAG AGCTCCCAGATCTCTGTGAAAGGCTGATGGTGATCCTTCCCATCAATCCTGCTGCTGAGACCATCAGTGAGTCAAGAG ACAACCCGCCCTCCCCTGTTCCTCCACTACCAGAGAGAACCCCAGACTCCTTTGAATTGGCTGCTGATCCAG ATCCTGTGGAACAGAGGTTAAGGGTCACTCCAGCAGCAAACTTGAGAAGATTAGGAATGTCTTCAGAATGGTCGGGAAACACAAATTCAGCCGACTCGGCATCACAGATAAAGATGGAAGGTTGGGCCAGGAGTAAG AGTCTAAAAGGAAAAATGACGTTCAAAG CCGCGGTGACAAATCCTAATCCCTCATCAACTTCATCTCTCCATCCCCACACTCCACCTCAGGATCCAAACACCGCCCTGCTTCCTCAAA CTGTAGACCTGACTCATCCTCTTCCTGACAGAACCCCAGAGTCCTCCATCCACACAACCCAGGAGG CAGCTCACAAGGAAGCTACCCTCAGCCCGTTGCCCTTAGAAATGACACATCCTTCGTCGAAGTTTGGTTTGTCGTCCGAGTGGGATGGCACCTCTCAACCCATCATGTTCCTAGATGTTAAGATCAGGAGCAAG AGTGTTCGAGTTAAAGGCTCTAAGCGAG AGTCACTAACGGCGGTTCAGCATCACATGGCTCCTCCTCTGATTGTGGGTGAAAGCGGAGCTG CACAAATTCATGTGAACACCGAGCTAACAGGATCGGATGAGAAGGCAACATCTAAAAGCAAG CCAAAATTACCCCACCACAGCCATCTAATACTCAACCAGAGGATCCACCTCCTGCATACGGCCCCTCATTTTCACAGTTTAAATATG gaTTTGGGATCCGTGTTGGAAAGCCAAAGGGCCCCAGGAGCTTTCCTGAGACATGGGTTTGAGTTTGACCCTCCCTCAACATCAAACTGGACCCCGACTTCTATCGACGATCATCAGAATACCTGA